The region AGAAGAGGTCGAAGCAATGCTCGACAAGCGCTGGTCACCCCAGCAGATATCGGCGAGACTGGTCATCGAGTTTCCCGATGATCCGGAGATGAGAGTGTCACACGAAACTATTTACCGGTCGCTGTTTGTCCAGTCTTGGGGAGCGTTAACCAAGGAGCTGACTGCTTGTCTGAGGACCGGTCGGACCCGGCGACGCCCTCATGGCCGTAAAGACCCTGGCGGCTATATCAAGGATATGGTTGTCATCTCGGATCGGCCTGCCGAGATTGAGGACCGCGCCGTTCCCGGTCACTGGGAAGGTGACCTGATCGTGGGATCTGGCGGCCACTCAGCAATCGTGACGCTGGTGGAGCGACAGACCCGATATGTGATGTTGGCCCGAATTGGTCGAGACAAGACCAGCAACCATGTCTGCGCTGCGATTGCACGCCGGATCCAGGATCTCCCCAATCACCTGATGCGGTCATTGACATGGGATCGGGGCAAGGAACTTGCCAGCCACACCCAGTTCACCATCGATACCGGGGTCCAGGTGTATTTCTGTGACCCTCACTCACCGTGGCAGCGGGGATCTAACGAGAACACGAACGGACTGCTGCGCCAGTACTTCCCCAAAGGCACCGACCTCTCCAGGCACTCGCGTGGCGACCTCGACGCGGTCGCTCTCGCACTCAACAACCGGCCCCGTAAAACCCTCAGATGGAGAACACCCGCCGAAGCACTCAACGAGCACCTACGATCAATCCAACAAGGCGGTGTTGCAACGACCCCTTGAACCTGAGCAGATACCCTTCATACGCACTGAGTTGGCGAGCCTCGAGGTGGTGGACACCATCGTCTCTGGACGCGGGACCGACATCGAACCTCCCACCCAGCTCACCCGCTTGGTTCACGAATTGGATCGTCCCGTCGCCGTTGGTGATCCACACACCGCCGGCGAAGGGCAAGAGCCTCGGTGCCGCGCGCCTGTCCACGGGTGCGCGCAGCACCGCATCCGGGACCTCAATCGCAAACGGTCCGACCCGTCGAGGGGGATCTGGATCAGTTGACCAACGTTGTCGGCAACCCACCAGGCGTTGGCCCCAAGGACAAACTCTCCCTGCGAACCACTGGGGATCGTCCAAGCCCGGCTCCCGTCAAGGTTGTAGAGCACTACCTCGGTTCCTGCCGTGAGAATCTGACTATCGCCGAACGGTACGGCGTCGGAAATGAAGCCGTCGTCGCCAAGCGAAACCAAGCGGGTCACCGAACCCGGTTCCGGATCAGTCGTGAAATCGATCGTGGTGAATGTGTGGAATACGATAACTTCGGCGTTTCCGCTGGGTTCACCGACACCATTGAACGTGGCCTCTCTGGACCCGTCGGGGTTCAGGAGCGTGGTACTGCCAGCGTTCCTCTGATGGACCCAAACTCCACCCGGACCGCAGGTAATCTTCCTGGGAGGGCCACTGATATCAGTAAAGCTGATCTGCCACGTGGAGACGTCAGAGACCCCTTGTGGGATGAGGCAAGGAAAGAGTTGTGCCGGGTCGAGACCGATCGCGGTGAGTTCGCCCCGGTAATTGTCCTGGACCCACTCAAGCCCGTACTCGGCCACCAGGAAATCGATGTCCGGATCGGCGACGATCGGCTCAGGCGGGTCCACACCTTCGCACGGCTCCGCAGGACCCTGGCGATAACAAGAAGGAAGAGTGGATCTGAGGACGCCGTCTTGGAGTTAGAGGACCATTGCGGTGCTGATGGCCTTGTCGATATCCCCCAAGTCTGTCCGACACATGAGCGATTCGAAGGTGAAGCGGATTTCCGAGTCGGTCGCTTGTACGCGCCCGCTCAGGAAGCCAGTGACCGGTGCGCCGAATTCAACGCAGGCGTCCGAGTGACTGTAGGTCATCAGGAATGCATAACCATTGTCGGCGCTCGGCGAGATCACGATCTCCACTTCGAGACCGTAACCGTCGATCGTTAGCCACCTTCCGATGAACGGATCGACCGGATCCTCGACAACGGTCGCGCTCGTTGTTACTTGAGCCGCGGTCGTAGCACTGCCGGTCGTCCCCTCGTCACCCGAACACGCCGCAACGAACACAAGAAGGCATAGCCCAGGACAAACCATCGGCGCCGGTACATGCATCTCCCTTCCCGCTCTGAATTCTGATACTAGTAGGGGCTGGCTCCGCGAGGCGGGATGGGAACACCGAGAGGGACGATGAGAAACGGTGAGCTGCTGTGCCTGGGTCATGAACTCTGGTTCATCATGTCCAAGGTTTCAGGATCATGGCAGTAAACCCCGGACGTGCCCACACCGATCCATGGTTACGAGGCACCGTGTGCGTTAGTCCGTCTTCTGGAGCCTCACGCTCTGCGATCACATGATCTGCCTGGATCAGGTACACGGCGTCCAAGGACACAACCCACAGGGACACGGCCTCGTAACCTGTTGCCGAGACACCCTCAGATCCTCTGAGTACCCATCTCAGGGATAATCGCTACCAATGTATCACAGGAGG is a window of Acidobacteriota bacterium DNA encoding:
- a CDS encoding IS30 family transposase — protein: MSVDRVRGQRLTRSERLEVRRRIGNGESFEDAAGSVRCSTKTVQRVLNSVGGVHVRDRDRSKLRLSLREREEISLGIRAGESLREIARRLNCSPSTISREVSVNGGLGIYRAVAADEAAYRRARRPKPAKLSTCHGLREEVEAMLDKRWSPQQISARLVIEFPDDPEMRVSHETIYRSLFVQSWGALTKELTACLRTGRTRRRPHGRKDPGGYIKDMVVISDRPAEIEDRAVPGHWEGDLIVGSGGHSAIVTLVERQTRYVMLARIGRDKTSNHVCAAIARRIQDLPNHLMRSLTWDRGKELASHTQFTIDTGVQVYFCDPHSPWQRGSNENTNGLLRQYFPKGTDLSRHSRGDLDAVALALNNRPRKTLRWRTPAEALNEHLRSIQQGGVATTP